The nucleotide sequence AAAAACGATAAGCCGCTCCGAGTTACTTTTCACGACCCATGTTATCTCGGGCGCCACAACTGGGAGTACCAGGCGCCCAGGAATGTCCTGAACGCGCTTCCCGGCGTCACATTCACGGAGATGGACAGAACCAAAGTCAATGCCCTTTGCTGCGGCGGCGGCGGAGGTAATTTTTATACGGATGTCATAGGGAGCGGCGTGGACAGTTCGGCGCGGATCAGGGTCCGTGAGGCCGCCGAGGTCGAGGCCGAAGTGCTGGCCGTGGCCTGCCCCAAGTGCGCCAAGATGCTCGAAGACGCAATCAAAGCCGAGGACCTGGATGAAAAACTCCGGGTCATGGATCTGGCCGAGATCGTGCAAACCCGTTTGGGGTGATTGACAATTTAACTTTCGATTGCAGATCCAGGGCGGGGGTGCTCTCCGCCCTTGCATTTCATATGGCCACGGAAACTGACTAGGTTAGGGAGATGAACGAGTTGATTCGACGGGCGCCTTTAAGGGAATACCTGACCGTCCGGGGTGGGCGCTACAAGGACTACAGAACTACGGAAAAGGCGATACTCGGTCGTGGCAAGAGAGAAGGAGACCCCTGGAAAAAGGCGCCGCTAGAATCCAACCCGACAAAAGGCACGTGAAATCGTTTTGTTACGCCCGCAGGCATTTTCAGACGGATTGCTTCCCGGATTAAAACAGAAAACCGAGGGCCGCGAACAGGAGACCAAGACATGGGAAAATACTCCATCCAGGCGTACACCGAAAGATGTACGGGCTGCTTAAGGTGCCAACTGGCCTGTTCTGATGCGAACGATAAGGTCTTTAACCCTTTTAAGGCCAGGATCCGCGTGGATGTGACGGGCCTGGACTGTTCGATTTTCTTTACTGAAGATTGCAATGAATGCGGGGTATGTGTGGACGCTTGTTTTTACGATGCCTTGCAGAAAACGGAAAGGGCGGCTGAAAAATGACAGGCGGAGGTTTTGCCGGAAAAGTTTTATATGTGGATTTGACTCACCGGGAGATAAAACAGGAGCCTTTGGACTCGGTGCTCTGCGAGAAATTCATCGGCGGACTGGGCCTGACGATCAAGCTCGCCTACGACCATATCAGACCCGGCACCGACGCCCTTGCCCCGGAAAATCCCATCGTTTTAGGGGCCGGTCCTCTGGTGGGCACGAATCTCCCGGCCACCTCAAGGGTGTACACCGTGACCAAGCTACCGACCAGCGGCGCCATCGGATGGTGCGGGGGCGGTGGGGTAAACTTCGGCTGCATGCTTAAAAACGCTGGATACGATCATGTCATCATTGAAGGGCAGGCCAGCCAGCCGGTTTTTTTGCAGATCATTGATGATGACATCCAGATCCTCGATGCTCGTTCCTTATGGGGCAAGGGAGTTGAGGAAACCTGTGAGGCCCTCTGGCAGGATTTCGGCAGGCCGGCCGGTGTGATCTCCATCGGTCAGGCAGGTGAAAACAAAGTTTTGTTTTCCATGGCCTACATTGACCGGCTCTCCACACTGGGGCGCGGCGGATTCGGCGCGGTCATGGGTTCCAAGAACCTTAAAGCCGTCATGGTCAAAGGCAGCCAGGGGATTGAGGTCGCGCATCGGGAGAAGTACAAAACCTTGAGCCAGGATTTATTTCAGACCATCCGCGAGTACCCATATCTCAAGGAGTGGCAGGAGCTGGGGCTGTTCAAGTCATTCCCCCTTGCCTCCAAAGATATCTATGACAAGATTAAAAAGAGACGCATCGCCTGCGTATCCTGTCCGGTTGGAGACAAGGACGTGGTCGAAATCCAGGACGGTGAATACAAAGGCCTGGTTAAATGCTCCACTTCAGCGGCCAACCTGTTCATGCCTCAAATCCACGGTCTCAAGGATTACCGCGAAGCGATCAAATGCGTCGCCGTCCTTGACGCTTACGGCCTGGATATGTTCGAGTTTTTTGGCATCATGGGCCTTGTCAAGGAACTGAGCCATCAGGGGATCATCCCCAGAAACCAGGTTGAAATTGAGATTGACCCGGGTTCACTTGAGTCCATGGAGGCCTGGGCCAGGAAGATAAGCTTCCGGGAAGGGTTGGGCGACATACTGGCCGATGGTTTCCAAGGCGTGCTGGATCGGTTCGGTGAAGAGGCAGAAAGGTATGCGCCGCCTCTGGTCAGGGGTATGCTTCCCTATGCCGGGCCGGGCGGTACATTGACCTGGAACCTTTTCGGGACGATGGAGCTGGGGCAGGCTCTGGACCCGCGGGGGCCTCATGTGGGCGCCAGCGGTTCGCCGACCTATTTTGCCCGGCGGCCTCTGGAGGTCTTTCCCCGCCATTTGACCCGGATGGGGGTTCCGCGGGAAGCCATTGCACGGATACTGCCAGGACTGGGCTCCCCGGATCAGGAGCCTGAATTAAAGGTCGGTCGGCTCCTCAGATATTCTCACCGCTGGTTCGTCATCCTGGGTTCAATGGGTATCTGCGCCAGGGCCCAGATCAACCGCTTCTATAACGCCTCCTTATGCGCTGATCTTTACGAAGCAGTTACAGGCGTCAAGACCGATCTCGATGACCTGAGAAAGCGGGTGGATCGCGTCTGGACGCTTCTAAGGCTGGCCAACCTCAGGGAAGGATTTGGCAGGCAGGACGACGCCCTGCCTGAGAAATGGTTTGGTAAATCCGGTTTTCAGGATTACATCACTGAAAAGCCCTTAAAACAGCAAGATGCGGAACAGATGGTTGAAGATTATTATGACGAATGGGGATGGGATCCGAAGACCGGGATCCCGACCGTCCAGAGACTTGAAGAACTTGACCTGACAGGTCTATAAATACCGCATCATCCTTAAAAAAAATTATTTGGCCGGATCGAATAGCAAAGTATTTTGAGGCGATTTAAGAGGGGAAGTTTTTTAAAGGCTTCCCCTTAAAAAACAGTGGAGGGATAAACATGAGCGACCATTACTATGCCAAGGACGGTTTGAAAAGCGTGGGGAAACTGGTGGAGCTTAAAAAGGACTTGGCCACTTCATTGATAACCTTTGACCAGAAAGCTTTTGAGGAGGGGGCGCTGTCAACTAAAATAAAGGAGCTGATCGCCGTGGGCGCCGCCCAAATCACCAGATGCCCTTTCTGCATTGACGGTCATGTCCAGAGGGCGAAAAAAGCCGGAGCCACGGACGAGGAGATTGCGGAGGCGGTCTTTGTGGGAATAACCATGAACGCCGGTGCTTCCTTTGCTCATTCCAGCATTGCCATGGATGCCTTGAAACGATAGAAGGCATTGCTCCTTTAAAGCCGAGGTTTGATCAAGTATCCATAAGGAGGCGTCTATGCACAGAGTCATGGTGCGCCCTGCGAGCTATGAAAACTGCCGCGAGGCAGTGGCTCATGCCTTTGATCTTTTTCCGGTGCAGGTCAAAGGGAAGAAGGTGCTTGTAAAGCCCAATGCGCTTCGGGCCTCGGACCCCGAACAGGGGATTGTCACTCACCCCGCCGTGCTTCGGGCTGTGGTCGAAAAGCTTGAGGAACTGGACCCTGCGGAAATCATCGTTGGCGACAATCCCGGTATGATGAGCTACGGCGCCAATGAAGAGACCTTTCAGAAGACCGGTCTCATGGAAGCGGCTAAGGGCCATTATTGCAACATAAGCTCCGAGGCCCTGGAGATTGATTTCGTCCCGAAGTTTCGCGATCGTATCAGCATCTCGCGGGCCGTGCTCGAGGCGGAGGTGGTTATTTCCGTTCCGAAGTTCAAGACGCATGGGCTGACGGTCATTACCGGCGCTATCAAGAACAGCTACGGTTTCATCCCCGGGGCGCTCAAGGCTGGTCTGCATCGCATAACCGGAAATGCTATGCGCTTCAGTGAGATGATGGTCGAGGTCTTTCGTTTAAAGGTGCCTGACTTTATTATTATTGATGCGGTTGTGGGCATGGAAGGGAATGGCCCGGCCTCAACCGATTTGCGGACGATCGGCCGCATCATGGCCTCAGATAACGCCGTGGCCCTGGATGCCACGATGGCCCGCATGATGGGCCTGGATCCTCAGAGCCTGCCTTTCCTTCAGATCGCCAAACAGCGCGGCCTGGGGGACTTTGATGCAGACTCGATCAAGATCCTGGGTGATCTGAAGGCCCTCCCCAATTTCAAGCTGCCGCCTTCAGTGCAGAAGGCCGAGGAAATGCCTACCGGCGCGGGTGAGTTTTTCTTAAGCCGCATCCGTTTGCGTCCAGAGGCTGACAAAGACCTTTGCACCGGCTGCGGAACCTGTATCGAACAGTGTCCGGTTTCTGCGCTTTCTCTGGAGGATGGCCTGCCAGAAGTTGATACCGAGATATGCATCGCCTGCTTCTGTTGCCAGGAAATGTGCCCCGAAATGGCGATCAGATTGTGTTGAGGCTGCATATCGGGATGAAGTTTGGGAATACTTTTAACATGACAAGGAGGTTCGGACCATGAAAATTCTGGGTCTAGTATGCAGTCCCCGTAAAGGGGGTAATACCGAGATACTGGTAAATGAAGCGCTGGAAGCGGCGCGAAAGGCTGGAGCCGAAACAGAGCTGATTCTGGTGGCCGACAAGAATATCGCTCCCTGCGACGGCTGCGGGTCATGTGTCAAGGATGGCGATTGCATCGTCGAGGATGATATGCAGCCGATCTATCAGCAGCTCGAACAGGCTGATGGCATCATCTTCGGCACACCGGTGTACTTTATTAACGTCAGCGCTCAGGCAAAGGCCATCATTGATAGAACATACGCCTTCTTAAGAACCCAGAAACTGAGAGGCAAAGTCGCGGCGGCCATTGTGGCGGTCAGGAGAGTGGGCGCGAGCCAGGTCCTGAGTTTGCTCTATAGTTATTTCGCCATTCAAAGAATGATCATCGCCGGGGGAGGCATTGGCTACGGCCGGGAAAAGGGTGAAGTCAGACAGGGGCCGGGCGGCTCCCCAACCCTCTCCGCCCTGGAGGAAGCCAGGGCTGTGGGCCGGAATGTGGTCCGCATGGTGCAGAAGCAGTATTAGGGGCCGGGCGGCTGGATTTTATTCCCTGATTTTAAAATGATGGAGGAGGACGTATGAATAATAAGGCGGTAAAGATGGAGATAAAAGACAGCATTTGTATCTTAACTTTAAATCAACCGAAAACACTCAATTCCATGAGCGACGAGATGGCTGAAGATTTCATTGTGGCACTCGAAAAAATAAAAGCCGATCCTGAACCGAAGGTAGTTGTTGTTACGGGCGCAGGCAGAGCTTTCAGCGCCGGAGGCAACCTGGACATGATATCAACGAGGATTGATGCCAGCCCCATGATGACCAAAAAATATGGTTTCGAGTTCTATAAATCTTTTCTCAGAATTATTGAGTTGCAAATTCCAACCATAGCCGCCGTAAATGGACATGCGATTGGCGCTGGGGCTTGCTTGGTCCTGGCGTGTGATATGAGATATGCGGCCGCCAGCAGCAGGATCGGTTTTACTTTTGCCAGAATTGGTCTGCATCCTGGCATGGGAGCCGAATATTTTCTGACAAGAACGATTGGCCGAGCGCGTGCTTTTGAACTGCTGATGACAGGTGACGTTATCACTGCCGATGAAGCCTGCCGCATTGGGTTACTCAATCGCGTCACCCCTCCTGAAGAGTTGATGGAGAGTGTGATGGAGCTAGCTGGCAAAATTGCGGCCATGCCGGTCCTGCCCATTAGAATGCTCAAAGAATCAATTGACGCCAGCATGAGAAGCAGTCTTGATGATACCTTGCGCCGGGAAGCCACATATCAGTCGCTGTGCTATCTCACCGGCGATTTCAAGGAAGGGATTGAAGCGGCGAAAGATAAACGAACGCCGCACTTCAAAGATGAGTATTGACAGATAATTTTTCAAGGGAGATGGAGTGATGAGGCTTACTTTTACCGAAGAGCAAAACAGGTTTCGTCAGGAAGTTCGTGATTTTCTGAAAGGGGAACTTGAAGCCGGTGCGTTTTCCATTGATATTGCAAGTCTTGTTGGCACAGTTTCGCAGGAGTTTTCTCGCAAGATGGCGCAGCGCAGCTGGATCGGAATCACCTGGCCTGAGCAATATGGAGGTCAGGGACGCGGTTATGTTGAAAAAATGATATTGGTTGAAGAACTCATGAGAGTCAAAGCCCCGGTCGGTTATCATTTTTTAGCGGACCGCCAGGTGGGGCCGGCTCTGATAAAATTCGGTTCAAACTGGCAAAAGGAATACTTCTTACCTCGCATCATTGAGGCGGATGACAGCATGCAGTTTTGCCTTCTATTCAGCGAGCCCAATGCCGGTTCCGATCTGGCCGCGGTATCTGCCAAGGCGGTCAAAGAAGGCGATTACTACGTTATAAATGGCCAGAAAGTCTGGACCACCGGGGGCCACACTGCCGATTACGGCTGGATGCTGGCACGAACAAACCTTGACAGTTCGATTCGCGGGCATGTGGCCTGCAGTGAATTCATCATTGATATGAAGTTGCCGGGCGTCACCGTCAGACCGCTCATAAATATGGCTGGGGAGCACAGCTTCAACGAAATATTTTTCGATGATGTCAAAATACACAAAAAATATCTGGTCGGGCAAGAGAATGCAGGCTTTAAGCAAATAATGGCTCAAATGGATTATGAACGGGCGGGCATAGAAAGACTGATGCAGAATTATCCGCTTTTTGAACAGCTCAAAAACCATGTCAAGGAAATGGACAAGAGCCGTGACAAAGGAAATTTTTACCCCTGGGTCAGGGATCAGCTGGCGCAACTGGAAATTGAGTATAACATCGGCCGACTCCTCTGCTATTACACCGCCTGGGTGGTTGATCAGGGTCAACAGCCGTCGAGTCAGGCCGCGCTGACCAAGGCCTATTGCACTCTCTATGAGCAGCGTCTTAATGATATGGTCACCAAGGTCATGGGCCCGCTGAGTCAAATTAAGCGCGGGGTTAAATGGTCCCCGTTCGGGGGGGATCTGGCCACCTGTTATCTATGGGGACCGAGTTACACTCTGCAAGGCGGTTCAGTGGAGGTCTTGAAGAATATAATTGCGCTCAGAGGTTTGGGCCTACCAAGAAGATAGATCGGCGCCCAAGCGATTGAACCTGCAAAGAGGTGAATAAAATGGATTTTAGCCTGAATGAGGAAACCGTTCTGTTAAAGAACAGCGTCGAGCGGTTCTTGCGAGAGAAGTGTCCCGCGTCTTTGGTCAAGGAATTGATCGAGGACGAGGAAGGCTTTTCAAAAGCCATATGGAAGGAAATGGCCGAACTCGGCTGGTTCGGTTTGATCTATGACCAGAAGTATGGAGGGTCCGAAGGCTCGTTTTTTGACCTGTTAATCCTTTTTGAAGAAATTGGAAAGGTTCTTCTCCCGAGTCCGTTTTTTTGCAGCGCCGTTTTATCCGGCCTGGCCATCAATGAAGCTGGAGACGCCGGACTGAAAGAGGAGTATTTACCGGGTATCGTTCGGGGCGAGAAAATCCTTACGCTGGCGCTCCTTGACGAACAGGGAAGATATGACGGTCATGATCCAGATATTGAGGCTGAAAAGACTCAGGATGACGCCTACCTTATTAACGGCGTCAGGCTGTTAGTCCCTTATGCCCATGTGTCTGACGAGATAATCCTTTGCGCTAATGTTAAGGATTCAGGATCCGGAGGGCCAACGCTTTTTATAGTTGACGCAAAAGCCGAAGGACAGGAAATCGTCTCATTAGATACCCTGGCCCAGGAAAAATTATTTGCTGTCATTTATAAGAATGTCAAGGTGCCTGCCGAAAATACCGTCGGAGCTGTGGGCCGAGGACATACTTATCTGGAAAAGGTTTTACCCAAGGCCGTTGTTCTTAAATGCGGGGAGATGTTGGGCGGCTTGCGGCGGGCGATGGAAATGACCGTTGCCTATGTGAAAGAGCGTGAACAGTTTGGCCGGCCTTTAGGGACTCTGCAGGTGGTTCAGCACTACTGCGCGGATATGGCGACTTATTTAGAGACAACCAGGCTGATCACTTATGAGGCGGCTTACCTGTTAAGTGAAGGCCTCCCCTGCGATAAAGAGATCGCCATGGCGAAAGCCTGGTGCAGCAATGCTTACCAAAAGACGACGCAGATCGCTCAGCAATTACATGGGGGTATCGGTTTTACAGAGGAACATGATCTGCATTTATACTATAAACACGCCAAGGCGTCTGAGCTTGACTTTGGTGGTTCCATGTTCCATCGCTCCAAAGTTGCAGATGAAATGGGTATTTGAAGATCGTTACAGGTAAAACCCTTTCCAACAATTTGTCAAAGTTGCAGCTGCCTTGGCGGCCGATAGCCATCTTTCTGGTCCTGGCTCTGATCCTGGCAGCCTGGGGATGGTTCTGGTCAACCACCAGCCACAGCAGCAGTGACACCCTCCCCAGCAGCCGCCATTTGTATCTTTCTTAAGAGAGCAGTTGAAGGTAACGAGGAAATAAAGCGGCCGGCTGAATTTCCCGACGAGTTGTTTTTTCTGCTTTGCCAGGCTCGCTCAAATTTGGGCCTTCTTAATGGGGCGGAATCGTTCCCATGTGCAGTGGAAACGCACCGGAAGGACGGTCATAAAAATATAGCCGGAGGGTTTCTTTGATGGCCGTGAAAGCCAGGTCGTCCCAGGCAATTTCATCCTTGCCAAAGAGCCTGACTTCCAGGCTTTCTTTACCAGGCTTAAAATCACGGTCAAGCAGGCGGGCGCGAAAGATGAGATAAACCTGGCTGATGTGGATGAGGTTAAAAACAGTGTAAAGCTCTGTAACTTCAACCCTAGCGCCTGCTTCCTCCAGCGTCTCCCTCCTGACTCCCTCTGATAAAGTCTCCCCGTTTTCCAGATAACCGGCTGGAAGGGTCCAGAGTCCGTAGCGCGGTTCGATGGCGCGGCGACAGAGCAGTATTTTGTCTTCCCATTCCGGGATGCAACCGACAACCATTTTGGGATTCTCATAATGAATGATATGGCAGGCATCACAGATATAGCGGGGACGGTCGTCACCCGGCGGGATACGCAGCGTTACCGGAGCTCCGCAGTTTCTACAAAAATTCATGGACTTTTAAACTCTCCTGGAGCATTTTTTCTCAGCTATCACAAGAGCTAGCTTTTTTCTTGCCTCTCATTTTAAAACATACCATATTTCTATTCCTGATTAAATAGAGCCCGCCTTGCTTTTGGGGAGCCGATTGCCAGCCGTCAGGCCATTGCCTTCATGTTGGCCGAGCAGGCCATGAAGGTCGTGGACTACGGGGTTCAGATATTGGGTGGAAGGCCTGGCCACCGGGTCATGAGCGACCTTGCCAGGCACGCCTCAAGTCGTGTTCGCAAAAGACAGATTAAAGTTCGATGCATCCGCACAGGAGGATTAAATGATCAATTGTAGGTCAGGGTGCGAAGCTCCCTGACACAAATTGTCAGGGAGACCCGTTTCCCCGGGCCACCCCTGAGCCCTTTCCGGATCAAGTACGTGCTTATTATTAAATTGCGGTTGGTTTGATCAGGCTACTTGATTTCGACTTGATTGACTTGACGCCGGGCCGTGCATATCGAGGCTGTTACGGAATTGAAAAAGCTTTTTTTCCCGCGCCGTAACCTCACGAAGGCGTCTGCTCGTGCGCTCGCGGCGGAAGGCCAAGCTGAAGGATATTTCTTTTTTCAGTTTTTTAAGGCAGCTCATAGACCAATTACCATGTCACATTAATGGCTGGGGTTGTTTCAGCCCCTGTTAATCCTGCAGAGGTACTTGACCAGGATTCTTCTTTCATAAAGGGATAAGGAAAAATAAAAAGGACTCATCATCAGGACTCTGATGATTTGCTGTTTCGTCATTAGGCGCGACTCCTTTACTTAAATTTATTCCTGTCTGCCTTTGCTTTACCATTGGTGTGGCTTTGTCCGGAAGACGTTATTTCTGACTGTTATTAGACCTCTGCTCAAACTTATTGTAAATACGAAGAAAGTAGTATTTTTTTATCTTTTTTACTGGCACTTAAGTATGAGGGGCGGATTTTTTTGGTCTTTTTTCTAGCACTAAAGTATTAGCAGGAATTCAGCTGAAGATTGAAATGAGATAAATCAGGTAAGAGGCATGTAACATCCAGGTATGCCGACTTAAGTCTTGACTCGCATCCTGTCAGCTTTGAAGCGGTCGGTTATGGATATAAAGGTTGCAACTGACCCTGTCCGGGTCTTTATTGTCTGGCTTCCTGCGTCCTTTTCCAATCGGCATAACGCATCACGGCGGCCATGGCCTCTACGGTGCGTTCTGGAGTGGAATAAAAAGGAATATCGTTTTTCATGAGATAACTCACGGCGGCATCGGTATAATCGCTGAAAGAAGTAACAATGACCGGACATGACATCTTTTCTTTTAATTCGATTAACTCCTGATACATTTTGATCATTTGTGATTCTAAAGCTGAAATGTCAACCGGCGATATATCGAGAGCTTCCTGCCTCAGGTTTTTTGTGAACCCTAAACCGCCCACACCGTGGATCAGGACTGCATCCACTTCTCCAGCCTTGAAAATCGTTCTGGGAATCGTATCAATCATGGCTTGAAGATTGGTACTGTATGTCAAGTCCACCGGATTCGCAGCGGAGCCGGTCTTAGGCACCATGGGTGTGATTTCATCCTGAATTTTTTTTGAAAATAAAGGCACCTCGATGTTGTTACGGGCGCAGGCGTCAGCCATGGAGGTCACCGGTCCGCCGGAATGGCTGAGAATACCGACCCGGCGGCCTTGAGGAATCGGGGTCGTGGCCAGAGCCCACGCCCAGTCAAAAAGACGTTCCATGCTTGGAGCTCTGATGATGCCGCACTGCCGAAAGGCGTTATCATAGATGATGTCATTACCGCCCATGGCGCCGGTGTGGCTGGCGCCTGATCTGGCCCCGGCTTCGGTGCCGCCGACATAGTAGGCTACGATCGGCTTCTTCATCGAAACCCGTCTTGCAACTTCGACGAACTCCCGGCCGCGCCTGATGACTTCGATGTATAAGACCACGACTTTTGTTTCCGGGTCCTGGCCGAGGTATTCGAGGCCGTCCACCATATCAATATTAGCTTCGTTGCCGAGACTGACGGCCTTGGAATAACGAATATTTCGCATGGCAAGATAGGGTAAGACCTGGGTGACGTAAGTGCCTGAATGGCTGAGGACACCCATGGGCCCCGGGCCAACGAGATAGGGGAAAACGGTCAGGTTGAAATTTCGTTTGGCGTTTATAACACCGATACAGTTTGGCCCGATAAAACGGATCTGGTAGCGCCGGGCAATGGCCTTTAATTCTTCTTCGAGCTTTTCCCCTTCCTGACCGCGCTCCTTGAATCCGCCGCTGATCACAACGGCGTGTTTAATTCCTTTACGTCCGCACTGATCCATGATTTCCAGCACGATACGGGTCGGCACAACCAGTACCGCCAGGTCTGGGACCTCAGGCAACTCCCCAATCGTTTTATAAGCCGGTATCCCTAAAACAGTTTGCTCTTTGGGATGAATCGGCCAGACCTTGCCTTCAAATGGCTCATTAATAAGATGGGTAATCTGGTTGGTGCCCATGGTCAGGGGATTATTCGAAGCGCCGAAAAAAGCAATTGATTTTGCGTTCATTATCGTGTGGAGCGGATTTTCATTCATCGTCTCATTTCCTCTAAGAAAGTAGCTGTTTTTAACTGGGCGGTAGTATATGGAGTAGGGCGCCTGCATGTCAAGCAGAAGAATCCGGATATACATGATAACCGGATATTTAAGCAGGGTGGTTGCGCCGCCTGGAACACAAAAGCCCCTGAATATGCCATTAAAATAAATGCGAATCCATTTTGGCCACAGCGTCATGATGATCGTCCTTTGTGTTCTCATATGCATCCTGCGCATGTTTCTGTTCGTTATCTAATTATGGATGATCTTTTTTACAAAATACCGTTAAAGACGCTTCTTTTTATTTTTTAAGTTCACAGAATTACTTTACATATTTTCTTCACA is from Deltaproteobacteria bacterium and encodes:
- a CDS encoding NUDIX hydrolase, with product MNFCRNCGAPVTLRIPPGDDRPRYICDACHIIHYENPKMVVGCIPEWEDKILLCRRAIEPRYGLWTLPAGYLENGETLSEGVRRETLEEAGARVEVTELYTVFNLIHISQVYLIFRARLLDRDFKPGKESLEVRLFGKDEIAWDDLAFTAIKETLRLYFYDRPSGAFPLHMGTIPPH
- a CDS encoding acyl-CoA/acyl-ACP dehydrogenase, which encodes MDFSLNEETVLLKNSVERFLREKCPASLVKELIEDEEGFSKAIWKEMAELGWFGLIYDQKYGGSEGSFFDLLILFEEIGKVLLPSPFFCSAVLSGLAINEAGDAGLKEEYLPGIVRGEKILTLALLDEQGRYDGHDPDIEAEKTQDDAYLINGVRLLVPYAHVSDEIILCANVKDSGSGGPTLFIVDAKAEGQEIVSLDTLAQEKLFAVIYKNVKVPAENTVGAVGRGHTYLEKVLPKAVVLKCGEMLGGLRRAMEMTVAYVKEREQFGRPLGTLQVVQHYCADMATYLETTRLITYEAAYLLSEGLPCDKEIAMAKAWCSNAYQKTTQIAQQLHGGIGFTEEHDLHLYYKHAKASELDFGGSMFHRSKVADEMGI
- a CDS encoding acyl-CoA dehydrogenase family protein; the encoded protein is MRLTFTEEQNRFRQEVRDFLKGELEAGAFSIDIASLVGTVSQEFSRKMAQRSWIGITWPEQYGGQGRGYVEKMILVEELMRVKAPVGYHFLADRQVGPALIKFGSNWQKEYFLPRIIEADDSMQFCLLFSEPNAGSDLAAVSAKAVKEGDYYVINGQKVWTTGGHTADYGWMLARTNLDSSIRGHVACSEFIIDMKLPGVTVRPLINMAGEHSFNEIFFDDVKIHKKYLVGQENAGFKQIMAQMDYERAGIERLMQNYPLFEQLKNHVKEMDKSRDKGNFYPWVRDQLAQLEIEYNIGRLLCYYTAWVVDQGQQPSSQAALTKAYCTLYEQRLNDMVTKVMGPLSQIKRGVKWSPFGGDLATCYLWGPSYTLQGGSVEVLKNIIALRGLGLPRR
- a CDS encoding 4Fe-4S binding protein, which gives rise to MGKYSIQAYTERCTGCLRCQLACSDANDKVFNPFKARIRVDVTGLDCSIFFTEDCNECGVCVDACFYDALQKTERAAEK
- a CDS encoding carboxymuconolactone decarboxylase family protein; the protein is MSDHYYAKDGLKSVGKLVELKKDLATSLITFDQKAFEEGALSTKIKELIAVGAAQITRCPFCIDGHVQRAKKAGATDEEIAEAVFVGITMNAGASFAHSSIAMDALKR
- a CDS encoding flavodoxin family protein, whose protein sequence is MKILGLVCSPRKGGNTEILVNEALEAARKAGAETELILVADKNIAPCDGCGSCVKDGDCIVEDDMQPIYQQLEQADGIIFGTPVYFINVSAQAKAIIDRTYAFLRTQKLRGKVAAAIVAVRRVGASQVLSLLYSYFAIQRMIIAGGGIGYGREKGEVRQGPGGSPTLSALEEARAVGRNVVRMVQKQY
- a CDS encoding DUF362 domain-containing protein — encoded protein: MHRVMVRPASYENCREAVAHAFDLFPVQVKGKKVLVKPNALRASDPEQGIVTHPAVLRAVVEKLEELDPAEIIVGDNPGMMSYGANEETFQKTGLMEAAKGHYCNISSEALEIDFVPKFRDRISISRAVLEAEVVISVPKFKTHGLTVITGAIKNSYGFIPGALKAGLHRITGNAMRFSEMMVEVFRLKVPDFIIIDAVVGMEGNGPASTDLRTIGRIMASDNAVALDATMARMMGLDPQSLPFLQIAKQRGLGDFDADSIKILGDLKALPNFKLPPSVQKAEEMPTGAGEFFLSRIRLRPEADKDLCTGCGTCIEQCPVSALSLEDGLPEVDTEICIACFCCQEMCPEMAIRLC
- a CDS encoding enoyl-CoA hydratase/isomerase family protein, giving the protein MNNKAVKMEIKDSICILTLNQPKTLNSMSDEMAEDFIVALEKIKADPEPKVVVVTGAGRAFSAGGNLDMISTRIDASPMMTKKYGFEFYKSFLRIIELQIPTIAAVNGHAIGAGACLVLACDMRYAAASSRIGFTFARIGLHPGMGAEYFLTRTIGRARAFELLMTGDVITADEACRIGLLNRVTPPEELMESVMELAGKIAAMPVLPIRMLKESIDASMRSSLDDTLRREATYQSLCYLTGDFKEGIEAAKDKRTPHFKDEY
- a CDS encoding CoA-binding protein, whose protein sequence is MTLWPKWIRIYFNGIFRGFCVPGGATTLLKYPVIMYIRILLLDMQAPYSIYYRPVKNSYFLRGNETMNENPLHTIMNAKSIAFFGASNNPLTMGTNQITHLINEPFEGKVWPIHPKEQTVLGIPAYKTIGELPEVPDLAVLVVPTRIVLEIMDQCGRKGIKHAVVISGGFKERGQEGEKLEEELKAIARRYQIRFIGPNCIGVINAKRNFNLTVFPYLVGPGPMGVLSHSGTYVTQVLPYLAMRNIRYSKAVSLGNEANIDMVDGLEYLGQDPETKVVVLYIEVIRRGREFVEVARRVSMKKPIVAYYVGGTEAGARSGASHTGAMGGNDIIYDNAFRQCGIIRAPSMERLFDWAWALATTPIPQGRRVGILSHSGGPVTSMADACARNNIEVPLFSKKIQDEITPMVPKTGSAANPVDLTYSTNLQAMIDTIPRTIFKAGEVDAVLIHGVGGLGFTKNLRQEALDISPVDISALESQMIKMYQELIELKEKMSCPVIVTSFSDYTDAAVSYLMKNDIPFYSTPERTVEAMAAVMRYADWKRTQEARQ